From the Nodularia sp. NIES-3585 genome, one window contains:
- a CDS encoding DEAD/DEAH box helicase, whose product MYTFKFNHSPALEALKTGKSDPINFYEARLDLFNLSVMADYDQLVCLPTLTAIDKYWYQIETARKVLRQLGGRALLADEVGLGKTIEAGLIIAEYLARGMVKSMLVLTPASLVSQWQSELSDKFNIATITTDNRDPLAPLEDFWTENPRIIASLNTAKSGKHFPLVTSRNWDLVIVDEAHHLKNRNTLNWKLVNALNKRFILMLTATPVQNSLVELFNLLTLLKPGLLKTEAAFKKEYVDSKNGRVPKNPEKLRSLMREVMVRNTRALVDVKLPKRFATTITVNPAAGEQKLYQDLSEYLRSHEDKLDKLSRTNLLMRAGSSPGALADSLKQLSKRLPDEELKTLAKRASQVKQVEKAKVLVEMLSKSRQKTLVFSTHKATSAYLAKTLEAANIPFAEFQGGMSLKDKDAAIASFRDHVSVLLASETGGEGRNIQFANAIVNYDLPWNPMKIEQRIGRIHRIGQTQDVFIFNFCLKGSIEEYILRILHDKINMFELVVGEIESIIGNVDDEFDFSEVVMDIWLKHQKPAALDTAFEQLADNLLQAKNQYQQVQDLDEQIFGEDFEA is encoded by the coding sequence ATGTATACATTTAAGTTTAATCATTCCCCGGCTTTAGAAGCTTTAAAAACAGGTAAATCTGACCCAATTAACTTTTACGAGGCACGTCTTGACCTGTTCAATCTCTCAGTCATGGCAGACTATGACCAACTCGTTTGCTTACCAACGCTGACAGCCATAGACAAATATTGGTATCAGATTGAAACAGCCAGGAAAGTCCTCAGACAACTCGGTGGACGGGCATTGTTAGCAGATGAGGTGGGATTGGGCAAAACCATTGAAGCGGGGCTGATTATAGCCGAATACTTAGCCAGGGGAATGGTCAAGTCCATGCTAGTCTTAACTCCTGCCTCTTTGGTTTCCCAATGGCAATCAGAATTAAGTGACAAATTTAATATTGCTACCATCACCACAGATAATCGAGATCCACTTGCACCCCTAGAAGATTTCTGGACAGAAAACCCCCGGATTATTGCTTCCTTAAACACAGCCAAATCTGGTAAACATTTTCCTCTTGTTACCAGTCGCAATTGGGACTTAGTAATTGTGGATGAAGCGCATCACCTGAAAAATCGCAATACTTTGAACTGGAAACTGGTTAATGCCCTGAATAAGCGGTTTATCCTGATGCTGACGGCTACTCCAGTCCAAAACTCTCTGGTAGAACTATTTAATCTGCTTACCCTCCTCAAGCCGGGGCTACTCAAAACCGAAGCGGCATTTAAGAAAGAATATGTTGATTCCAAAAATGGTCGCGTTCCCAAAAATCCCGAAAAGCTGCGTTCTTTGATGCGGGAAGTGATGGTGCGAAATACCCGCGCCTTAGTCGATGTGAAATTACCGAAACGTTTTGCTACTACAATTACTGTTAACCCCGCAGCTGGTGAACAGAAGCTTTACCAAGATTTAAGCGAATATCTGCGATCGCACGAGGATAAACTGGACAAACTCTCTCGGACTAATTTACTGATGCGGGCTGGTTCTTCTCCCGGTGCTTTGGCTGATTCACTCAAGCAACTGAGTAAACGCCTACCTGATGAGGAATTAAAGACTTTAGCAAAACGCGCGTCTCAGGTGAAGCAGGTGGAAAAAGCCAAGGTATTGGTGGAGATGCTGTCAAAATCTCGCCAGAAAACTTTGGTTTTCAGCACCCACAAAGCCACAAGTGCTTATTTAGCTAAAACTCTAGAAGCTGCAAATATCCCCTTTGCGGAATTCCAAGGTGGGATGTCCCTCAAAGACAAAGATGCGGCGATCGCTTCCTTTCGGGATCATGTTTCTGTGCTGCTAGCATCGGAAACAGGTGGAGAGGGTCGTAATATTCAGTTTGCCAATGCGATCGTTAATTATGACCTCCCCTGGAACCCGATGAAAATTGAACAGCGCATCGGTCGTATCCATCGCATTGGACAAACCCAGGATGTGTTTATTTTTAACTTTTGTTTAAAGGGCAGTATTGAAGAATACATTCTGCGGATACTACATGACAAAATTAATATGTTTGAACTAGTGGTAGGAGAAATTGAGTCAATTATTGGCAATGTAGATGATGAGTTTGACTTTAGTGAAGTGGTCATGGATATCTGGTTGAAACATCAAAAACCAGCGGCATTAGATACCGCCTTTGAGCAATTGGCTGATAATCTATTACAAGCCAA